From Balearica regulorum gibbericeps isolate bBalReg1 chromosome 13, bBalReg1.pri, whole genome shotgun sequence, a single genomic window includes:
- the C13H16orf87 gene encoding UPF0547 protein C16orf87 homolog isoform X2 — protein sequence MSSSRAKKVKMATKSCPECDQQVPVACKSCPCGYIFISRKLLHAKRAERSPPITENKSEAKRRRTERVKREKINSAVNKDLENRKRSRSNSHSDHSRRGRGRPKSASAKKHEEEREKQEKEVDMYANLSDEKAFVFSVALAEINRKIINQRLIL from the exons ATGTCCTCGAGCAGGGCCAAGAAAGTGAAGATGGCCACCAAGTCCTGCCCGGAGTGCGACCAGCAG gtTCCTGTTGCATGTAAATCATGTCCCTGTGGCTACATATTTATTAGTCGAAAACTCTTGCATGCTAAACGTGCTGAGAGATCACCACCCATCACAG AAAACAAGAGTGAGGCCAAAAGGAGACGGACAGAGAGAGTTAAGCGAGAGAAGATAAATTCTGCAGTAAATAAAGACTTAGAAAACCGAAAAAGGTCCAGGTCTAACAGCCATTCAGATCATAGCAGACGAGGAAGAGGAAGACCTAAGAGTGCCTCAGCCAAAAAGCACGAGGAAGAAAGAG agaaacaagaaaaagaagttgaCATGTATGCTAACCTTTCAGATGAAAAGGCCTTCGTATTTTCAGTGGCCTTGGcggaaataaacagaaaaattatcaaTCAAAGACTTATTCTGTAA
- the C13H16orf87 gene encoding UPF0547 protein C16orf87 homolog isoform X1, which yields MTCSNRTWSQNCSLPLQMVPVACKSCPCGYIFISRKLLHAKRAERSPPITENKSEAKRRRTERVKREKINSAVNKDLENRKRSRSNSHSDHSRRGRGRPKSASAKKHEEEREKQEKEVDMYANLSDEKAFVFSVALAEINRKIINQRLIL from the exons ATGACTTGTAGTAATCGTACTTGGAGCCAGAACTGCAGCCTTCCACTTCAAATG gtTCCTGTTGCATGTAAATCATGTCCCTGTGGCTACATATTTATTAGTCGAAAACTCTTGCATGCTAAACGTGCTGAGAGATCACCACCCATCACAG AAAACAAGAGTGAGGCCAAAAGGAGACGGACAGAGAGAGTTAAGCGAGAGAAGATAAATTCTGCAGTAAATAAAGACTTAGAAAACCGAAAAAGGTCCAGGTCTAACAGCCATTCAGATCATAGCAGACGAGGAAGAGGAAGACCTAAGAGTGCCTCAGCCAAAAAGCACGAGGAAGAAAGAG agaaacaagaaaaagaagttgaCATGTATGCTAACCTTTCAGATGAAAAGGCCTTCGTATTTTCAGTGGCCTTGGcggaaataaacagaaaaattatcaaTCAAAGACTTATTCTGTAA